The following are encoded together in the Capsulimonas corticalis genome:
- a CDS encoding carboxypeptidase regulatory-like domain-containing protein → MNAQRHLRIATIASIFLFLVLAGFALFAGTTTSIAARGNTGKALAFQTLLASDKSKLLAASALAGHNPLRGADGRYLMSPSLLRPRHNYSLRSHATPIVDPVVGPVQTFDTFAPGDSFTPVDGEVRQAANFFPVWTNDEQYILFASNRDPQKNDGSVGADPKMFHIWAVPANGGKPIQITNSAANANENGGLHGELYPALSPGDNTQLAFTSDANSVNFQHLYVIPFQPSQTVVNVTGLTGFNNALTLRQDQALDFDYVGRPTWGGGGQIAFAARTNIGTYQGHIHIYILNVASHGYLNSPYPAKLTNGPADDNNPTWSPDSQYIAFDSTASGVTPNGSIQPGVPPGNGNPGTLDASPVLTTAGGTLHNIIMLRSNGSIPTALVASNGVITTPGNDDVTPSWSSGNTDPYSNPRGDTDYLAFARGASPSSPHDIYYFQASTEVFTSGVESGPSNTLTVVPANADTPLLQLNSGSNTAVGTFIPDTPFVSASSVGVYPATNPAINTAGTPNPAPAAVYQTYRTATGANPNFTYTLLTPAPNATYHIRLHFAEPTATGPGQRVFNILINGAPVQTNYDIFNQTGGLGIATQLDNSSVQSDANGLITVTFESVTGNAIVNGLELLSSGGTVTSIPPSANGAPTISGVLTGQVVTISWAPVAGASSYNIYRKGPADTTFKLYRVRYNKNPETFVDGPLIPGFTYSYFVTSVKSDSSTTQVNTEGSGSLNHLNTQSSGSYSNYYPAWSPFRSIYSIVYQSNRSVTYNQADGAPSETDISLPQGNANPAIGSGYVGLLQSQVLDVDPPILQRFNEKEIVHINVGNQPILPSATDETGSAKRDIPTSAKITFTVRMSDRVSGTSKVFIQIKDPDSKYQDKLGREHKLFAPDPDTFDIPNNLPNPKQTAANYLFNAKGVYDQIVGGRFIGDDRNVYGYQVFNGGRFDQHGMLAGNDGQFNISIGTYQGPAMSAYVTNVQTLIDLFQDGTPAKPLKGGDPTKFYAYGAEYECEYLNPTVATPGNNSTDYGTPYYVAGIDDRKPFTGDDVTLDNQGNLLHADDGATRGTGEWLPLTLSPVQDNKGGKLYSGTWTSPDSVSDYYLDVIAYNDAVYPFSGNVNTDSFTHGNWRIYDNVWGCSSQPLPSNKDILVVSDNMLGQKFTGTSFGGHQTFFSNLRPIYYGAESYVTDVDVNILPNCSYYWDSKPSVYIAPMFISPLNGLGVDSYYDETIDDGGRTQEQSPAGTINDPVFYPLVKSQQYAIWRTLCHDPIDSSVLSIFGPNKTLEPQPAIVDTALGLNAPATSVPVATRCVLWFSPFTNDLFVGDGTLSDPNIQATLSSFVAGGGRLLVSGQDVVSQSSNSASSNFVSNTLNVALTNPAGGTPAMSAGADNILGFGNSWLSNSLSNSLNWRTDGSLNEITTNPIPFFRGLDNTFQLIEGAIDTVSPNTQNGAKTDLTFTGGKDAGIVYTENLASNGSRVVYASFGLESISQEVVKVGDGIGDDPRKYHFETKNYRTNTIHNIISYLRTGSFTGFVREGTTTGTGVAGAVVYVVPVGGQLGSRAAYTALTGSAGNFAIDGVPPGVYKIYAAKHGYKRFELLATDTFTVEGDVNVPVTLPIQTVDKGSIIGKVTDFYTGSPVSGASVVFTAADDSTVSFSASTDANGIYRITSIPTFGEGRVFNGVASLKPTYPDSTAQAVTILPGQTVDGTLAAADANAKNADFALKPTPGTVTGRVFDNATNAGIGGATITVAINQILVPQTVITKADGTYTISLGPGTYTLTAKAPGYGQKSRLVAVTSGGTLSGQDFGLDKIPPGYVGGSVINAATGQPVLGLSVQFFSTDTNTLTATFTTGATKSPVAPAGDGKPLNYVGSIPEGTYTVVATDPTLGPAVAATGTITVTRNAFTRADLTFSLGTLGGLVKAGPNSPALSGVTVTITTAAGGAVATLTTGAITSPAAPAGDGSPINYQKFLPPGDYLVTFSKSGYTTSAALPVTVTLGAFKRQDYIFPVVTTFPAGLQMISAPYDYGNFSLDTLFGTDRSKLVIWQPQLLQYVVDPTPPADSLHLGYGYWIKLPRATDISFKGTAPTTTTVDIPLHAFWNQIGVPSTTAIDITKLTFLNPATPTQHLSYADAISTKYNVISPTIYGYDPATNSYVKATTLQPWHGYWIKAYIDTTVYIPTAP, encoded by the coding sequence TTGAACGCTCAGCGCCATCTGCGGATCGCCACCATCGCATCTATTTTCCTGTTCCTCGTGCTTGCGGGTTTCGCCCTGTTTGCGGGAACCACCACGTCCATCGCCGCTCGTGGCAATACGGGCAAGGCGCTGGCGTTCCAGACGCTGTTAGCCTCGGATAAGTCCAAACTGCTCGCCGCAAGCGCTCTCGCCGGCCATAACCCGCTGCGCGGCGCCGATGGGCGTTACTTGATGAGCCCGAGCCTTCTTCGTCCCAGGCACAACTATTCTCTGCGATCTCATGCGACACCGATTGTAGATCCCGTCGTTGGACCTGTGCAGACCTTTGATACCTTCGCTCCCGGAGATTCGTTCACGCCGGTAGACGGTGAAGTCCGCCAGGCGGCGAATTTTTTCCCCGTTTGGACCAACGATGAGCAGTATATCCTGTTTGCCTCGAATCGCGATCCCCAGAAAAATGACGGCAGTGTCGGCGCCGATCCTAAGATGTTCCACATCTGGGCCGTACCGGCCAACGGCGGCAAGCCCATCCAGATTACGAATAGCGCGGCGAACGCCAACGAAAATGGCGGCCTGCACGGCGAGCTTTACCCCGCGCTGAGCCCGGGCGACAATACTCAGCTTGCATTTACCTCAGACGCCAATTCCGTCAACTTCCAGCATCTTTACGTCATTCCCTTCCAGCCCAGCCAAACCGTTGTAAATGTCACAGGTCTGACTGGATTTAACAACGCCCTCACGCTGCGTCAAGACCAAGCGCTGGACTTCGATTATGTCGGCCGCCCGACGTGGGGCGGCGGCGGACAGATTGCTTTCGCCGCTCGCACGAATATTGGAACCTATCAGGGCCACATCCATATCTACATTCTCAATGTAGCGTCTCATGGTTATCTGAACTCTCCGTACCCGGCGAAGCTCACCAACGGGCCGGCGGACGACAATAACCCGACTTGGTCGCCGGATAGCCAGTATATCGCTTTCGATTCGACTGCGTCCGGAGTCACTCCGAACGGCTCCATTCAGCCTGGTGTTCCGCCGGGTAATGGAAATCCGGGAACGCTGGACGCCTCGCCGGTCCTGACGACTGCAGGCGGAACTCTGCACAACATCATTATGCTGCGCAGCAATGGCTCCATTCCGACGGCTCTCGTAGCCAGCAATGGCGTTATTACCACGCCCGGCAATGACGATGTGACGCCGTCCTGGAGTTCTGGCAATACGGACCCGTATTCCAATCCGCGCGGAGATACGGACTATTTGGCGTTCGCGAGAGGAGCGTCTCCCTCATCGCCGCATGACATCTACTATTTCCAGGCATCCACCGAGGTCTTTACCTCAGGAGTTGAGTCCGGCCCATCGAACACGCTGACAGTTGTCCCCGCGAATGCGGATACGCCGCTTCTGCAACTGAATTCTGGAAGCAATACCGCTGTAGGGACGTTCATTCCTGATACTCCGTTTGTATCTGCGAGTAGCGTTGGGGTTTATCCTGCGACTAATCCCGCCATTAATACTGCCGGGACGCCAAATCCTGCTCCTGCGGCGGTTTATCAAACATATCGTACGGCGACGGGCGCTAACCCGAACTTTACGTATACGCTCCTAACTCCTGCTCCGAACGCGACGTACCATATTCGTCTGCACTTCGCGGAGCCGACAGCGACTGGGCCTGGACAGCGAGTTTTCAATATCCTGATTAATGGCGCTCCGGTCCAGACTAATTATGATATCTTTAATCAGACTGGCGGCCTCGGCATCGCCACACAGTTAGACAACTCGTCGGTACAGTCGGATGCCAATGGTCTCATTACGGTTACATTTGAGAGCGTGACCGGCAATGCAATTGTCAACGGTTTAGAGCTTCTCTCAAGCGGCGGCACGGTTACCAGCATACCTCCATCCGCAAACGGAGCTCCAACAATTTCGGGAGTTCTAACGGGACAGGTTGTGACAATCAGCTGGGCTCCTGTTGCCGGCGCCAGTTCCTATAACATCTATCGCAAGGGACCGGCGGACACGACTTTCAAGCTATATCGAGTTCGATACAATAAGAACCCTGAGACATTTGTTGACGGACCTCTTATTCCTGGGTTTACCTATTCGTATTTTGTCACCTCGGTGAAGAGTGATTCGTCCACGACACAGGTTAACACCGAAGGTAGTGGCAGCCTCAACCACCTCAATACGCAATCTAGTGGTTCGTATTCGAATTACTATCCCGCGTGGTCGCCGTTCCGGTCCATTTACAGCATTGTTTACCAAAGCAATCGTTCGGTAACCTATAACCAGGCGGATGGCGCTCCCTCGGAAACAGACATCTCTCTGCCGCAGGGAAATGCGAATCCCGCGATTGGTTCTGGCTATGTCGGTTTGCTCCAATCTCAGGTTCTTGATGTCGATCCGCCAATTCTGCAACGGTTCAATGAGAAGGAGATTGTCCACATCAACGTCGGCAATCAACCCATTCTGCCGTCCGCAACGGATGAAACCGGCAGCGCCAAGCGTGATATTCCGACAAGCGCGAAGATCACTTTCACTGTCCGTATGTCTGATCGGGTTTCAGGGACAAGCAAAGTATTTATCCAGATCAAAGATCCGGATAGCAAATATCAAGATAAGTTGGGGCGCGAGCACAAACTATTTGCCCCTGATCCCGACACTTTCGACATTCCGAACAATCTGCCAAATCCCAAGCAGACCGCTGCGAATTACCTTTTTAACGCAAAAGGAGTTTACGATCAGATCGTTGGGGGACGGTTTATTGGAGATGATCGAAACGTCTACGGCTATCAGGTCTTCAACGGGGGGCGCTTTGATCAGCATGGCATGCTGGCTGGAAACGATGGGCAATTTAATATCTCCATCGGGACTTACCAGGGACCGGCAATGTCGGCGTATGTCACAAATGTGCAAACCCTGATCGATCTGTTCCAGGACGGCACGCCCGCCAAGCCACTCAAGGGCGGCGACCCTACTAAGTTCTATGCATATGGCGCTGAGTACGAGTGCGAATATCTAAATCCCACCGTTGCAACGCCTGGGAACAACTCTACCGACTATGGTACGCCATACTATGTCGCTGGTATTGATGACCGCAAGCCGTTTACGGGCGACGATGTTACGCTGGATAATCAAGGGAATCTTCTGCATGCGGATGATGGCGCCACGCGGGGCACGGGTGAATGGCTTCCTCTGACCCTCAGTCCTGTGCAGGACAATAAGGGCGGAAAGCTGTATTCAGGCACCTGGACATCTCCCGATTCCGTCAGTGATTACTATCTGGATGTTATCGCTTATAATGACGCCGTCTATCCTTTCTCTGGCAATGTGAACACGGATAGCTTCACCCATGGTAACTGGAGGATCTACGACAATGTCTGGGGATGCTCCAGCCAACCGCTTCCTTCCAACAAGGATATCCTGGTTGTTTCGGATAACATGCTTGGGCAAAAGTTTACGGGCACAAGCTTCGGAGGCCATCAAACGTTCTTCTCCAACCTCCGTCCTATTTACTACGGAGCGGAGTCATACGTCACGGACGTTGATGTTAACATCCTGCCGAACTGTAGCTATTACTGGGACAGCAAGCCGTCCGTCTATATCGCGCCGATGTTCATCTCTCCTTTGAATGGTCTTGGCGTCGATTCCTACTACGACGAAACGATTGATGATGGTGGACGCACACAGGAGCAATCGCCTGCGGGAACAATCAATGACCCCGTATTCTACCCTCTGGTGAAATCCCAGCAATACGCGATCTGGCGAACTCTCTGCCACGATCCAATCGACAGCTCGGTTCTCTCCATCTTTGGTCCGAACAAGACGCTGGAGCCGCAGCCTGCCATTGTCGACACCGCTCTTGGCCTGAATGCGCCTGCGACTTCCGTACCAGTCGCCACACGCTGTGTCCTCTGGTTCTCGCCCTTTACGAACGATCTATTCGTGGGCGATGGAACCCTAAGCGATCCTAATATTCAGGCTACTCTCTCGTCCTTTGTGGCCGGAGGCGGCCGCCTGCTGGTCTCGGGACAGGATGTTGTTTCGCAGAGTTCGAATTCCGCGAGTTCTAACTTCGTGTCGAACACGCTGAATGTTGCGTTGACCAACCCGGCCGGCGGTACCCCTGCTATGTCTGCCGGCGCCGACAATATCCTGGGCTTTGGGAATAGCTGGCTTTCCAATAGTTTGAGCAATTCGTTAAATTGGCGCACGGATGGCTCGCTGAACGAAATTACGACAAACCCAATTCCGTTCTTCCGCGGACTGGACAACACCTTCCAGCTCATAGAAGGGGCAATCGACACAGTATCGCCAAATACGCAGAACGGCGCTAAGACGGACTTAACATTCACCGGCGGCAAAGACGCTGGTATTGTCTACACGGAAAACCTTGCCAGCAACGGCAGCCGCGTAGTATACGCGTCATTTGGTCTGGAAAGTATCAGTCAAGAGGTCGTCAAGGTCGGTGATGGTATCGGCGATGACCCGCGCAAATATCATTTCGAGACGAAAAACTATCGCACCAATACGATCCATAACATCATTAGCTATCTGCGAACGGGATCGTTCACAGGATTTGTGCGAGAAGGAACCACAACAGGCACCGGTGTTGCCGGAGCAGTTGTATATGTCGTCCCGGTTGGTGGGCAACTAGGTTCGCGCGCCGCATATACGGCCCTGACGGGTTCCGCAGGCAACTTTGCGATCGATGGCGTGCCGCCGGGTGTCTATAAGATCTACGCCGCTAAGCATGGGTACAAGCGCTTCGAATTGCTGGCGACCGATACATTCACGGTGGAAGGAGACGTCAACGTTCCGGTGACGCTGCCGATCCAGACGGTGGATAAGGGATCGATTATCGGCAAGGTGACTGACTTCTACACAGGAAGTCCGGTCAGCGGCGCCTCGGTCGTCTTCACCGCCGCTGACGACTCCACGGTATCCTTTTCTGCATCTACCGATGCGAATGGAATTTACCGGATTACTAGCATACCGACCTTCGGCGAAGGACGTGTATTCAATGGAGTGGCGTCACTGAAACCAACCTATCCCGATTCCACGGCGCAGGCGGTGACAATCCTTCCCGGTCAGACCGTGGATGGAACGCTGGCCGCGGCGGACGCCAATGCGAAGAATGCGGACTTCGCTCTGAAGCCGACGCCAGGAACTGTGACAGGGCGCGTCTTCGATAATGCGACTAACGCCGGAATCGGCGGCGCGACCATTACCGTTGCGATCAATCAGATCCTCGTGCCTCAGACCGTGATCACCAAGGCGGACGGCACATACACAATCAGCCTGGGGCCGGGAACGTATACTCTTACCGCGAAAGCGCCGGGTTACGGTCAAAAGTCCCGTTTGGTTGCGGTTACCAGTGGAGGGACACTGTCTGGTCAGGACTTCGGTCTCGACAAGATCCCCCCGGGCTACGTTGGAGGATCTGTCATCAATGCGGCGACAGGTCAGCCGGTTCTCGGATTGTCCGTGCAGTTCTTCTCAACGGACACGAATACTCTGACAGCCACCTTCACTACGGGGGCGACCAAATCTCCCGTTGCGCCGGCCGGCGACGGGAAGCCGCTGAACTATGTCGGCTCGATTCCGGAAGGGACATACACCGTTGTCGCAACAGATCCAACGCTTGGACCGGCTGTGGCGGCGACCGGCACGATTACGGTGACGCGCAATGCGTTCACCCGCGCCGATCTTACGTTCAGTCTTGGGACATTGGGAGGATTAGTTAAGGCCGGTCCAAACAGCCCCGCGCTCAGCGGTGTGACGGTGACAATCACGACGGCGGCGGGCGGTGCGGTCGCGACCTTGACAACGGGCGCGATCACCTCTCCGGCGGCTCCTGCTGGCGATGGCTCCCCCATCAACTATCAGAAGTTCCTGCCGCCTGGCGATTATCTCGTGACCTTTAGCAAGAGCGGATATACAACGTCCGCCGCTCTGCCGGTCACGGTGACCTTGGGAGCATTCAAGCGCCAGGATTATATATTCCCGGTTGTGACGACGTTCCCCGCCGGACTGCAGATGATCTCGGCGCCGTATGACTACGGGAACTTCTCGCTGGATACGCTCTTCGGCACGGATCGCAGCAAGCTGGTCATTTGGCAGCCGCAATTGCTCCAGTATGTCGTGGATCCGACGCCGCCGGCGGATAGCCTGCATCTGGGTTACGGCTATTGGATTAAGCTGCCGCGAGCAACAGACATTTCGTTCAAGGGAACGGCGCCGACAACAACGACAGTCGATATCCCGCTGCACGCATTCTGGAACCAGATCGGCGTGCCGAGCACGACTGCGATTGACATTACGAAGCTGACCTTCCTGAACCCGGCGACGCCGACGCAGCATCTGTCGTACGCCGACGCCATCAGTACGAAATATAACGTCATTAGTCCGACGATCTATGGATACGATCCGGCCACTAACTCTTATGTCAAGGCGACAACGCTTCAGCCCTGGCACGGATACTGGATCAAGGCGTATATCGATACCACGGTGTACATCCCGACCGCGCCCTGA
- a CDS encoding MFS transporter, with the protein MNSVPTPSPDEIPPYTATPLRSWVMAILPVCLIALCAELATAILNNSTLPVYYNKGLKIGTDVMTLITIPFFISEALFKSPLGVLADKFGRKPLMLAGSLVTVFTPLILMAIHYDGAAATAVAVIICFGFLRLLDGLGGAALWPSLFAYVGDTVPENKRGAAMGLLNVTYMVGLALSFLIGGAVDDAFGPIFTGDASVGQQMRHVGHAIIGHWRHHAPAPVVDAVTQAVSQPGHYFPSFYLASVLFAVAAILCATGLHSKAEIRAAAQTEHHEEEEHITWARFVQAMRAVPQFLAIAFVTFAGIGCIAQLVKIFAMDEFHLTEKAVGVMALWPILIIGCLALPVGHLSDYWGKTQCVRLGFVLCAIGLWGMPILYSLHVREIGFIGSAAVMGLGFVLAFPAWNALLTTLADADKRGTVIGAVATAQGVGVLLGVSTGGILYKHVSHIAPFVAAASLVTIGMLLSLLTIRESQLKACRQKTVL; encoded by the coding sequence ATGAACTCCGTACCTACGCCATCGCCGGACGAAATTCCGCCATACACCGCCACTCCGCTGCGCAGCTGGGTGATGGCCATTCTCCCCGTTTGTCTAATCGCGCTGTGCGCGGAGCTCGCCACGGCGATTTTGAATAACTCCACGCTGCCGGTCTACTACAATAAGGGGCTGAAGATCGGCACCGACGTGATGACGCTGATCACGATCCCGTTCTTCATCAGCGAAGCGCTGTTCAAATCGCCGCTGGGCGTTTTGGCCGACAAATTCGGGCGCAAGCCTCTTATGCTGGCCGGCTCGCTGGTGACGGTCTTCACGCCGCTGATCCTGATGGCGATTCATTACGATGGGGCGGCGGCCACGGCGGTCGCGGTGATCATCTGCTTCGGATTTCTGCGCCTGCTCGACGGCCTGGGCGGCGCGGCGCTCTGGCCTTCGCTGTTTGCTTATGTGGGCGACACGGTTCCGGAGAATAAGCGCGGCGCGGCGATGGGCCTGCTGAATGTCACTTATATGGTAGGGCTGGCGCTGAGCTTCCTCATCGGCGGCGCGGTGGACGACGCCTTTGGTCCGATCTTCACCGGCGACGCAAGCGTGGGGCAGCAGATGCGCCACGTCGGGCACGCGATCATTGGGCATTGGCGCCATCATGCCCCCGCCCCCGTTGTTGACGCCGTAACGCAGGCCGTCTCTCAGCCCGGCCACTATTTCCCCTCGTTTTATCTGGCGAGCGTGCTGTTCGCCGTCGCGGCGATCCTCTGCGCGACGGGTCTGCATAGCAAGGCGGAGATCCGGGCGGCGGCTCAGACCGAGCATCATGAGGAAGAAGAGCATATCACTTGGGCTCGCTTCGTTCAGGCGATGCGCGCCGTGCCGCAGTTTCTCGCCATCGCCTTCGTGACCTTCGCGGGGATCGGCTGTATCGCGCAATTGGTCAAGATCTTCGCGATGGACGAGTTCCATCTCACGGAAAAAGCGGTGGGCGTGATGGCGTTGTGGCCCATTCTAATTATCGGATGCCTCGCGCTTCCGGTGGGGCACCTTTCGGACTACTGGGGCAAAACGCAGTGTGTCCGACTGGGATTTGTCCTCTGCGCGATCGGGCTCTGGGGCATGCCGATCCTTTATTCGCTCCACGTGCGCGAGATCGGATTCATCGGCTCGGCGGCGGTGATGGGACTAGGCTTTGTTCTTGCATTTCCCGCGTGGAACGCGCTGCTGACGACGCTCGCGGATGCGGACAAGCGAGGGACCGTGATCGGCGCGGTGGCGACGGCGCAAGGCGTCGGCGTTCTGCTCGGCGTGAGCACGGGGGGCATCCTTTACAAGCATGTTTCGCACATCGCGCCGTTCGTCGCGGCCGCGTCGCTGGTGACGATCGGGATGCTGCTTTCCCTGCTCACAATTCGTGAAAGTCAATTGAAGGCATGCCGCCAGAAGACGGTCTTATGA
- a CDS encoding Gfo/Idh/MocA family protein: MSNPVGIAMIGSGRVAQRQHLPSYQKLQAEGKVKIVAVCDINEETARAAASEFNIPHAFTDWNEMLRMTEIDAVDVCTPNYLHKQPVLDAFAAGKHVLVEKPIAINAAEGAEMVAAAKAAGKQLQVGLNLRFGAAQQSIHRFIQDGKLGDIYYTRVHALRRRGIPSWGVFTQKDKQGGGPLIDIGVHMLDLALWFMGHPKPVSVSGATYAKFGHRSDILGLMGQWDPKTFSVEDFAVGFVRFENGATLTLESSFAANLEQNEMNIHLFGTEGGGLLDIYNAKGNKIFREESGTLTDTTLAYLTDALTHEQEIRSFVQAIADETPVLATGEQGLMVTQILDALYQSADTGREIILARS; this comes from the coding sequence ATGAGTAATCCCGTGGGCATCGCGATGATCGGGTCGGGCCGGGTCGCGCAGCGGCAGCACTTGCCGTCGTATCAGAAGCTGCAAGCCGAAGGCAAGGTCAAGATTGTCGCCGTGTGCGACATCAATGAAGAAACGGCGCGCGCCGCCGCGTCGGAGTTCAATATTCCGCACGCCTTCACGGACTGGAACGAAATGCTGCGGATGACGGAGATCGATGCGGTCGATGTCTGTACGCCCAACTATCTGCATAAGCAGCCGGTTCTCGACGCTTTTGCGGCCGGCAAGCATGTCCTGGTCGAAAAACCGATCGCCATCAACGCCGCCGAGGGCGCGGAGATGGTGGCGGCCGCCAAAGCTGCCGGTAAGCAGCTGCAAGTCGGCCTGAATTTGCGCTTCGGCGCCGCGCAGCAATCCATCCACCGCTTCATTCAGGATGGCAAGCTGGGCGATATCTACTACACGCGCGTCCACGCGCTGCGCCGCCGGGGCATTCCTTCCTGGGGCGTCTTCACTCAGAAGGACAAGCAGGGCGGGGGGCCGCTGATCGATATCGGCGTCCATATGCTCGATCTCGCCCTCTGGTTCATGGGACATCCGAAACCTGTCTCGGTTTCCGGAGCGACTTATGCGAAGTTCGGTCATCGCAGCGATATCCTGGGGTTGATGGGACAGTGGGATCCGAAGACGTTCAGCGTGGAGGACTTCGCCGTCGGCTTCGTGCGCTTCGAGAACGGCGCGACCCTGACTCTGGAATCGTCGTTCGCGGCGAATCTGGAGCAGAACGAGATGAACATTCATCTCTTCGGCACGGAAGGCGGCGGTCTGCTGGATATCTACAACGCCAAGGGAAATAAGATCTTCCGCGAGGAAAGCGGGACGCTGACGGACACGACGCTGGCGTATCTGACGGACGCATTGACCCACGAGCAAGAGATCCGATCGTTTGTCCAGGCGATCGCCGACGAGACTCCGGTTCTTGCGACCGGGGAGCAGGGGCTGATGGTCACGCAAATTCTCGACGCTCTCTATCAATCGGCCGACACTGGACGGGAAATAATCCTCGCGCGCTCCTAA
- a CDS encoding glycosyltransferase family 4 protein, translating to MRVIMLSWEYPPKIVGGISRHLYDLAHALKAQDVEVHVVTCEHPGAAAEAVEDGIHLYRVVPQGQANDFIHWVHLLNNAMFARADALVQELLGVDSEGNALPPSEDDPIVIHSHDWLAFFAGNELKYKYRLPFVSTIHATEYGRNSGINGPIQEYINSIESRLQHESWRVIVCTEFMKRECEKALLTPWDKMDIIYNGVDASKFQLPEFSEEERAAFRARFAAPEEKIIFFVGRMVREKGVQVLIEALPKIRWGYHDAKLLIVGGGHKDHLYNLASYLGMERHVYFPGFVPDEDLMKIYQIIDIACFPSLYEPFGIVALEAMAAKVPVVVSDAGGLPEVVLNNVTGITTYAGNPNSLGDGILKLLHEPETAKRLAEAAFARLQTDFHWDNIARQTVGTYDRVWSEYITSPWWPGNDGRDLTPPVAASASPAFLDAAALELDTDDSHLVTVDDETEIVETGGSHITEAAQ from the coding sequence ATGCGCGTTATCATGCTCAGCTGGGAATACCCGCCTAAAATTGTTGGCGGCATTTCCCGTCACCTTTATGACCTTGCCCACGCGCTCAAGGCGCAGGACGTGGAAGTTCACGTCGTCACCTGCGAGCACCCCGGCGCGGCCGCCGAGGCCGTGGAGGATGGGATCCATCTCTATCGGGTTGTCCCGCAAGGCCAGGCGAACGATTTCATTCACTGGGTTCATCTGCTGAACAACGCGATGTTCGCCCGCGCCGATGCGCTCGTTCAGGAGCTGCTGGGCGTGGATTCCGAAGGGAACGCCCTGCCGCCGTCGGAAGACGATCCGATCGTGATCCATTCTCACGACTGGCTGGCGTTCTTTGCCGGCAACGAGCTCAAGTATAAGTATCGTCTGCCCTTCGTCTCCACTATCCACGCCACCGAGTACGGGCGCAACAGCGGAATCAACGGCCCGATCCAGGAGTATATCAACTCCATCGAATCGCGGCTTCAGCATGAGTCCTGGCGCGTGATCGTCTGCACGGAGTTCATGAAGCGCGAGTGCGAAAAGGCGCTCCTCACTCCGTGGGACAAGATGGATATCATCTACAATGGCGTCGACGCCTCCAAGTTCCAATTGCCGGAGTTTTCCGAGGAAGAGCGCGCCGCCTTCCGCGCCCGGTTCGCCGCGCCCGAAGAGAAGATCATCTTTTTTGTCGGCCGCATGGTGCGTGAAAAAGGCGTGCAGGTGCTGATTGAAGCGCTGCCGAAAATTCGATGGGGATATCATGACGCCAAGCTGCTGATCGTTGGCGGCGGGCACAAAGACCACCTCTACAACCTGGCGTCCTACCTGGGGATGGAGCGCCACGTTTACTTCCCCGGCTTCGTGCCCGACGAAGATCTGATGAAGATCTATCAGATCATCGACATCGCCTGCTTCCCCAGTCTCTACGAGCCCTTCGGCATCGTGGCGCTGGAGGCGATGGCGGCGAAGGTTCCCGTGGTCGTTTCCGACGCGGGCGGTCTTCCCGAGGTCGTTCTGAACAATGTGACGGGAATCACGACCTACGCCGGCAACCCAAACTCGTTGGGCGACGGAATTCTCAAGCTGCTGCATGAGCCGGAAACGGCCAAGCGGCTGGCGGAGGCCGCCTTCGCGCGTCTGCAAACGGACTTCCACTGGGATAATATCGCTCGCCAGACTGTTGGGACATACGATCGTGTGTGGAGCGAGTATATTACGAGTCCCTGGTGGCCCGGCAACGACGGCCGCGATTTGACGCCGCCCGTCGCCGCTTCCGCGTCCCCCGCATTCCTGGATGCTGCGGCTCTGGAGCTCGATACGGACGATTCGCATCTCGTGACGGTGGACGACGAGACGGAGATCGTGGAGACAGGCGGCTCGCATATTACCGAGGCGGCCCAATGA